Proteins encoded in a region of the Apilactobacillus apisilvae genome:
- a CDS encoding MFS transporter yields the protein MKKRNSLGMKLIFMYSLLLNSGASFMWPLVTMYINDYLHKSLLVSGISLLLMSSFMILGNYVGGFLFDHWSAYKASMLGISISSIAILLLIFFNGWPTFAVLLIFLGFGDGINLTLLNSYATTVKDRDVRSVFNLLYIGLNLGVVIGTAMVGYLLKYGIAIVFIAASIFYVALWLMTFFYFNVDFNEQQYVASDHKEVESVKNSVTKLIYPICIMIFGVYLSYTLWESVMSVHMVNMGISFESYSSLWTVNGLMIVIGQPLINYLSKKINAKISTQVFIGIIIFAISFYGLIFAKNYAGFLTIMIFLTFGEMIGLPDVPAWIDQLSSKSEKGKYQGVFNALMSAGRAVSPLYGGFFVEYLGYNALFIFTASIIVLTLIIVIFKNKKIA from the coding sequence ATGAAAAAAAGAAACAGTCTAGGGATGAAACTTATATTTATGTACTCATTATTACTTAATTCAGGAGCTTCATTTATGTGGCCTCTTGTTACTATGTATATTAATGATTACTTACATAAATCTTTGCTGGTTTCTGGAATTTCACTATTATTAATGTCTAGTTTTATGATTCTTGGTAATTATGTGGGTGGCTTTTTATTCGATCATTGGTCAGCTTACAAGGCATCGATGTTAGGAATTAGTATTTCATCAATCGCCATTTTATTATTAATCTTTTTCAATGGTTGGCCAACGTTTGCCGTTTTATTAATCTTTTTAGGATTTGGTGATGGAATTAATCTGACATTGTTAAATTCATATGCAACAACCGTAAAAGATCGGGATGTTCGTTCAGTTTTTAATCTTCTATATATTGGTCTTAATTTAGGAGTTGTAATTGGAACTGCGATGGTTGGATATCTTTTAAAATACGGAATTGCAATTGTTTTCATCGCAGCAAGTATTTTCTATGTTGCATTGTGGTTAATGACGTTCTTTTATTTCAATGTTGATTTTAATGAGCAACAATATGTTGCATCCGATCATAAGGAAGTTGAGTCAGTTAAAAATTCAGTTACTAAACTGATTTATCCAATTTGTATTATGATTTTTGGTGTATATCTAAGTTATACCTTATGGGAAAGTGTTATGTCTGTTCATATGGTCAACATGGGAATTTCATTCGAAAGTTATTCTAGCCTTTGGACTGTTAATGGTCTAATGATCGTGATTGGACAACCATTGATTAATTATTTAAGCAAAAAAATTAATGCAAAGATATCTACCCAAGTGTTTATTGGAATTATTATTTTTGCGATTTCATTTTATGGACTAATTTTTGCTAAAAATTATGCTGGTTTCTTAACAATAATGATTTTCTTAACATTTGGTGAAATGATTGGATTACCAGATGTTCCGGCTTGGATTGATCAATTATCTAGCAAATCCGAAAAAGGAAAATATCAAGGAGTATTCAATGCTCTAATGTCAGCGGGTCGAGCAGTTAGTCCATTATATGGAGGCTTCTTTGTTGAATATTTAGGGTATAATGCATTATTTATCTTTACCGCTTCAATTATTGTTTTAACTTTAATCATTGTAATTTTTAAAAATAAAAAAATAGCGTAA